Proteins encoded by one window of Candidatus Mesenet endosymbiont of Phosphuga atrata:
- a CDS encoding sugar phosphate nucleotidyltransferase, producing MGSRLWPISQPPKQFCKVFSDNTMLHNTLSRLHKSYNPPIITANITYESLIIKELDSVCLQKPTVILEPAQIGTAASILVAIADCCDDIIIVVLPTDHYIENKVDFQKCLEQAITIAKSNDAVVIIGKKPNYPSSEFGYIKAVYNDIISCYSVNEFIEKPLNIPSEECFWNLGIFIFKAKYYFSEIAKLAPNVYKTCIKSRQNSTTQNNLVYLKEEDFMQIHPVSFDYMIMQKTKKALMIEATFDWVDVGTWNGILSIVERLIKNHFSSSVLYYMKDIISDNIKIKEKVVKLWGFYSVIASREKFLIKYLYINPASATSMQLHRHRDEYYVILSGTACITLNAKIYTTNQSAVIDVPRMSIHRIENKSNDNALQIIEIQIGDYISENDIIRLFDNYGRV from the coding sequence GTGGGAAGTAGGTTATGGCCCATCTCTCAACCACCTAAACAATTTTGTAAAGTATTTAGTGATAACACTATGTTGCACAATACCTTGTCTAGACTTCACAAGAGTTATAATCCCCCAATAATTACAGCAAATATTACGTATGAATCTCTAATAATTAAGGAATTAGACTCTGTTTGTCTGCAAAAACCAACAGTAATATTAGAACCTGCCCAAATTGGAACGGCTGCATCTATATTGGTTGCTATAGCAGATTGTTGTGATGACATTATTATTGTAGTGCTACCTACAGATCATTATATAGAGAATAAAGTAGATTTTCAAAAATGCTTAGAGCAAGCAATTACAATAGCAAAAAGTAATGATGCTGTAGTAATTATCGGCAAAAAACCCAATTATCCTAGTTCTGAGTTTGGTTATATCAAGGCTGTCTATAATGACATTATAAGTTGCTACAGCGTAAATGAATTTATTGAAAAACCTTTAAATATTCCTTCTGAGGAATGTTTTTGGAACTTAGGTATTTTTATATTTAAAGCAAAGTATTATTTTAGCGAAATTGCAAAACTTGCGCCCAATGTTTATAAAACATGTATAAAAAGTAGGCAAAACTCAACAACACAGAATAATCTAGTGTATTTAAAAGAAGAAGATTTTATGCAAATCCATCCTGTTTCCTTTGATTATATGATAATGCAGAAGACAAAGAAAGCTTTAATGATAGAAGCTACTTTTGACTGGGTAGATGTTGGGACTTGGAATGGTATATTGTCAATTGTAGAAAGACTAATTAAAAATCATTTTAGCAGTTCAGTGCTTTATTATATGAAAGATATAATATCAGATAATATTAAAATAAAAGAAAAAGTAGTAAAGCTATGGGGGTTTTATAGTGTAATTGCAAGCAGGGAAAAATTTTTAATAAAATATCTTTATATTAATCCTGCAAGTGCTACTTCAATGCAGCTACATAGACATAGAGATGAGTACTATGTAATACTATCTGGCACTGCATGTATTACACTAAACGCTAAGATATACACTACAAATCAAAGTGCAGTAATTGATGTTCCTAGGATGAGTATACATAGAATAGAAAATAAAAGTAATGACAATGCTCTACAAATTATAGAGATACAAATAGGCGACTATATCTCCGAAAATGATATAATAAGACTATTTGACAACTATGGTAGAGTTTAA
- a CDS encoding class I SAM-dependent methyltransferase: MIPYSSFRTISKAFFEGNENSQCLEIGALEGRSTLYTVQNYCNSKNNKTYVIDTWEWPISYYTPQEQKDLFAIFSYNLRDYIKNKKVVPLRGESRKMLPKLAYEVSQNKLQKFDFVYICGSHLAKDYMLDMALSWEMLKVDGIMAVAGYGWDKFKENPELTPKPAVDGFLGIRSREWFKKQ, from the coding sequence ATTATACCTTATTCTAGTTTCCGGACAATCTCTAAAGCTTTTTTTGAAGGTAATGAGAATTCTCAATGCCTTGAGATTGGTGCCCTTGAGGGTAGATCAACACTGTATACTGTTCAGAATTACTGTAACTCAAAAAATAATAAGACTTATGTTATAGATACGTGGGAGTGGCCGATATCATATTACACACCACAAGAACAGAAAGATTTATTCGCTATATTTTCTTATAATTTAAGAGACTACATAAAAAATAAAAAAGTTGTTCCCCTTAGAGGAGAATCGAGAAAAATGTTACCAAAGTTAGCATATGAGGTATCACAAAATAAGCTACAAAAGTTCGATTTTGTCTATATTTGTGGTTCGCACTTAGCAAAAGACTATATGCTTGATATGGCATTATCTTGGGAGATGCTCAAAGTTGATGGAATTATGGCCGTGGCTGGTTATGGATGGGATAAGTTTAAAGAAAATCCAGAGCTAACCCCCAAACCTGCAGTAGATGGGTTTTTAGGTATCCGTTCAAGGGAGTGGTTTAAGAAACAATAG